In Nocardioides luti, the DNA window ACTACGCCGAGGTCTTCAAACAGGATCTGGCCCAGTGAGGGTAATGGTCACGGGTGCGGCCGGATTCATAGGCAGTCACTTGGTGTATGCCCTCCTGCAGGATGGGGTTGATGTGCGAGGAGTGGATGCATTCACCGATTACTACGCCCACTCGTCGAAACTGAAGAACTTAGAGCTCAGCGGCCTTGCCGCAGACAGATTCCGTAGAAGCCTCGTGAGCGAGCTGACTGCATCTGATCTAGAAGGTGTAGATGTCGTCTTCCACCTAGCCGCTCAACCAGGTGTACGTGACTCGTGGGGACATTTTGGGACGTACCTGCGACACAATCTGGAGGAAACCAACGCACTTGCAATCGCCGCGCGGGCAGCAGGTGTAAAACGGATCGTCTTTGCCAGCAGTTCTTCCGTATATGGGGACGCTGCCAGTTATCCAACATCCGAGGCATCCCAGACCATGCCGAGGAGTCCCTACGGCGTCACGAAGCTGGCGGCCGAGAGTCTGCTGAGAGCACACGCGAACATTTCGGACTACGAGTTGATCTTGATGCGGTTTTTCACCGTGTACGGGCCTGGTCAACGTCCTGACATGGCAATTCAGCGGTTGATCGAATGTGCTCTCGACACCAGTGATCGTGAGTTCCACCTGTTTGGTGATGGGCATCAACGGCGTGACTTCACTTATGTGGGGGATCTAGTCCGGGCGCTACGCGCCTCGGCCGTTGTGCCTATGCCTGAGCGCATATCCACTGTCAACGTGGGGGGAGCGGGCGACATCTCTATGTTGGAGCTGATTGACATGGTGGAGGTTGCGACTCAGTCAAAAATTCGGCTGGTCCATGAGCCTGTTCAAGTGGGCGACGTGGTTCGCACTGGTGCGGATCCAGCCCGCGCACGTGACCTGCTGGGGTGGTCGACCGCCGTTCAGGCGACCGAAGGAGTGCAGCGTCAAGTTGATTATGTTCGGCGAGGCGGAATGGCAGAATGGTCAGGCTAACGAACGCCCGACCCTTGCGCGTGCAGTATAGAGCCGCTGCCTGATGCCTGGGGCTAGCAGGGGCAGACGTGGCCTGTCGACAGCCGGTCGAGCTGGGGTTGCGACCACAGCTGTAACCCTGCTCAACGTGATCATCGGGCTCGTCTACCAAGCCATACTCGCTGGCCGGTTTGGCTTGAACAGCGTGGCGGACGATTTTCAGTACGCCTACGCTCTCGTGACATTTTGCACTATCGTGCTCTTCTCGCTCGTCACTTCCGTCATTATTCCGCGCACAAAGAGTTCGGCCGGCGAGATTTACGCGATCAGAGATGGGCTTCTGCCCCTGTACGCGGGGTTTCTGCTAACCGTCACGATGCTTGTTGCCTCATTCTCGATTATCAGCGGGAGCGCTGCGACCATTCTGCGCTGGGCTGCTGCGAGCGGGGTATTGGCGGGGGCTACGGTTATGCCTCAAGCGGTTGCCTACATGGAGCGACGATTCGTGCTGGCTGCCATGGGGCCTGTCGCGAACGGTGTGGGTGGCACCATCGCATTGATCTGCATCCCGAGCGCTGACCTCAGCCCGGCCAGCTTGGGGCTGGTCATAACACTCGGCTATGTTGCGCAATTGCTCGTGTCGCTTCTGGGGCTGGCTGGGTCCGGGGCGCGGTGGTCCTGGATGCCCAGCATCCAGGGATTTGCCTTCGTCTCATATCTCGGTTTCACGGTTATGACGAAGTTCCAGCCTGTTCTCGAGCGGGCGATCGCACAATACATTGGTGTGATTGGGACTACCGCGGCACTCGGTTTCGGGCAGAAGTTTGCGCAGGGATTGCTACTTGTGTCGGCCTTTGGGCTGGCCTTGACTGCGGCGCCAGCGATGAGCGCGCTTGCTCGGAAGAATGAAACGGCGGCGGTTGCTTCGATCCTGTCGACGGTCGTGGCAGGGACATACGTCGCGACCATCTTGGTTCTCACAGTCGCGGTGCCGCTTTCGTACGTTGGAATCAAGATTCTTTTTGAGCGGGATGCCTTCTCGGCAGGTAGTACGCGCGAGGTGTATTCGGTCGTGATGGCTCAATTGGTCTGGGTATTTGCGAATGCAATGGCTGGCGTGGGCACCTCGTATCTGTACGTCATTGGTCAGTATGCCCGTGTGCTCCTATCGGCTTGCGCCGGCCTTGCAGCGACAGTGGGAGTTTCTTACGCTCTCGATGGGTATACGCCCCTTGCGGTGGCATGGGGTAGCAGCGCGGGCGCACTAGCCAGCCTCGCGATGACGACTGCCCTCGTTATGCGTTCCGATGCAGGAACGCTCATGCTGGAACGGCTGCGCGATCTTCGCGTGGCTCTTGCAATGCCCACCGCACTGTTCGCCGGTGTCGCCGCCTCCTATGTGGTCGTCAGCCACATGTACGGTGCCGCTTCCTGGCAGGCCCCGGCACTACCTCTGTCCCTCATGGTGGCGGGGATCGTCCTCGGGGCGAGGTCGGCGCGACTCAAGTCCGATCTGAAGGCCCTTTACCGTGCCAAATTCTAAGCGTCTTGTTGTTCATACCGTTGGAAGCGATATCGTCGCTAGCAGCAGAGTTCGAGCGGCCCCGGTCGTTGAGTACGCCAAGCATGCCGGCTGGCATGTGGCTCGCTTCGAGGGAGGGCTTCGCTCGTCGGCCTTAGCAACATTCGGTGCTCTGCGCCATGCTCCGGACGTCCTCTACGTTCAGAAGGTCGCGCTGCCCCGACTCCTTTTCTACTTGGCGTCTCTCAGAGCGAGCCGCACTGTCTTCGATCTGGACGACGCAATCTACTTCGGTTATCCCGGTGAGTCCGGGGAGCGGAGGATGCGAAAGCGGGTGAGGATGCAGGCGAGATTGTCCGATGTTGTGACGACATCAAGTCCTCTTATCAAACGAGACCTCGAAGCACTCGGCATATCGCCCAGTTCGATCGTGGTGTTCGCGGGTCCCGCCCCCCAGGTTCAAGGGCCGCGCCTGCAAAGGGGGACTCAGATCCTCTGGCTGGGCTCACCGTCGACCTTTGCAAACATCGCTCCCCTCGTCGACCGGCTTCATCGTGATTGTCCGCGCTGGCACTTGCGAATCGTGGGTGCCCCTTTTGACTCCACCCAAGGCGCAGATGGACCCACGTTCCAGAGGTGGACTCCAGATGTGCAGCGCGAAGCGCTTGCGATGGCGCGGATTGGGCTCATGCCGCTGGTGCGCGGAAAATGGGAGGACCGCAAGGCTGCCTACAAAGTGCTTGAATACCTGGCGGAAGGGATAGTTCCGGTGGTCGAAGATGTGCCGGCGCTGCATGCATTGCTGAATCAAGACGAGCTTGACCTGTGCGTCAGGGTCATCTCGCAGGACTGGACCGCCGCGGTGCAGCAAGCCTGGGTGTTGCCCACTAATGACTCTTGGATCGAACGACGCAATCGCTTGTTCGATCGTCTAAGTCGCCAGCGATACTCCCGTCTAGTTTTGGGGAAGTCATGAAGAGCCGAAGGCAATCCGTGGTGATGGTCGCGTCGCAGTACCCGCCAGTCTACGGAGGGGCAGGGGGTCAAGCTGCACGTTTGGCACGACGCCTCGTGGCGATGGGCTGGTCGTGTCGCGTCGTAACGTTGGACCAGGACCGCATTGGGTCAACCCGCCAGCAGTACCTGCATGTAAGTCGCCTTCGTGCGAACCGGAACGACAGTTCCCGGATAGGCCGTGCGCTTTCGTCGCTGAGGCTGGGTCTCAGATCTGCTGTGACGGTGATTCGCGCACGTCCGAGCGCGGTGCACGTGCACGGCATTTTCTGGTGGACCATCCCGCCCGTCGTGGCTGGGCGCCTCGTGAGGAGCACGGTGGTCATCAAGGCCACACGTGACGGCGATGACGACCCCCGAACTGTTATGGCCAAGCGAATTGGTCGGTTCCGGGTTGGGGCTGTCTATGGCCTCTCGCTCCGCTTGGCGCACGTGATTGTGGTCCTCAATGGCGAATCGATGCAGTCGTGTCGCGGACTTCCATGCTTTGAAAAGGTTCGCCAACTCCCCAACGGGATCGAAGTCAACGAACTTCGACGAACTGAGCTTCGAAGGGCTACTGCAAGGCAGAAGTTCGGTGTTCCAGCCGACGGATTCGTCATTACCTTTGTGGGTTTTCTGGCACCACACAAAGGCGTGGGCGATCTGATCACTGCCTGGGAGCAGTGGAGGTCGAAGGAATCGACTCAACTCTGGCTTGTCGGGCCTGACTCCGGATTCTACCGCGAGTTGTCGGATGATGTGGTTGCGGACGCACGAGCTCTCGCTGGTCGCGATAGTCGAGTTCAATTGCTTGGTCACAAGCCGCCGGATGAGCTTCCCGAGATTTTCTGGGCCACTGACTTGTACGTGCTGCCCAGCTACGCCGAAGGGATGCCTAATTCTCTTCTCGAGGCCCTCGGGGCTGGGTGTCAGATCTTGGCAACGGATATTCCGGGAATCATTGACATCGTTGACGAACAGTCTGCCTTCCTAGTCAGACCGGGAGACGTTGTTGGTCTCGTCGAGAATATGCGGCAAGCGGAAGCAGGAGTTGAGAAGGCGACGCACAATATTGTGGCCAAGATTGACATCCACCATCTGGCCGAGATATACGATGCTTTGTATCGACGCGTCGAGCCGTCCGCAAAGCGGGAAGTCTCATAATGGGGGCGCTGGGCATTGATTTCGGAGCGATATTAGGTTCGCTGCCGCTGGCGCTCCTCTTGGCCGTTTCCTTGGGTGCTGCGGTCTTGTACAAGTTTTCGAACGGCGCCTTCTCGGGCTCGGCCGCCATCGTTCTGCTCTTCATGGCATTTGCTTGTCTCGTGGGCATGCTGCCTTCCAAAAATCCGCTTTACGACGTAAACCCGGGCACCTACTTGGCTTGGTTGACTGTCCTTGGGTTCACCTCGATGGCCATCGGCGTGATCGTCGGCAGTCGTCCCGGAAAACTTGGTGTCTCAGTCGACTCCAGTTATGAGGGTTGGGGGGCGCGGAGCGTCGCAGTGGTACTTTGGGGTGCGGCGACTGCTGCTTTGATTAACTATGGAACGGGGGATATCCCCCTCTTGGCCGCTGATATCAATCAGACGCGGCTCAACGGAACCGATGCCGGTCTGCTCGGCAGATTCTGGCCGATTATCTTCCCGCTCCTCCAGTTGGGTGCGATTTCAGGATTCCTTCCGAAGTTTCGGACGGAGCGTGCCGGGCCGCGCAAGGGTGGCGTCGAGGCGTGGTTTGGCCTTCTTTGTCTTGGCCTGCTGATCCTGAGTGGAAGTCGTTCCCTTGTTTTCATCCCTTTAGTTGCAATATCACTTCTTCAGATTGAGAAGCGACGCTTCGGGCTCTTGAAGATCGCGGTAGGCGTCGCAATGATTCTTGTTGCGGTTGGTGTCATCGGCGCCGCCAGGGTGAATTCGGTGGAGCAGCAGAATCTACTTCGCGCAACGGGGGCGGAAGCGGGGGAGGGGTGGCTGGGTAGCGCGACCGTGGCAATCGATCTGGCCCTTCAGACGGGGCCGAGAGTATGGGCGAGCGCAGAGAATAGGTTGGGTGGTGAACGAATTCACGGCGACCTTCTGGTGGGGGATATCCGAAACTTCTTCGAGCCTTCGGTCGAGCGTTCGGATCGACAGGTAACGCGGCTCATCGGCCGCGACCCGACTGTGTTGGGTGGCTCGCCGCCGACGGTCTGGGGTGGGCTCAATTTGGACTTCGGTGCATTAGGCGTGCTCCTCGGTGGCGCAGGCATGGGATGGGTGCTGGCGCGATCTCGGGTTGGGTATCTGCGCACGCCATCGCGTGCAGCCGCACTCTGGTACGCCTACATAGGCACGTACTTCCTGCTCTCCATCTACAGCTACGTAAGTGTTCGGCCCTCGTGGCTGGTGGCCGCAGGTTTCTGTTTGTTCGTCCGATATGCAGACAGGTATTCGAATGCGCATTCTTATGGTGTCGAAGTTCAAAGAGTTTCGAGGGGGAGTGGAGGCGCATATTCGAGACCTGTCTGATGGGCTCGGGCGCGGGGGGCACCAGGTTCGGCTTTTCGCTTCCGAGGATCTGCCGGAAGCGGCGCGCGCGTTCGATGTTGGTGCAACGGGATTGGCGCAACGAGCCCATGCTGCGACCCAGTTGTTGTGGAACGGGGCAGCACGAGAGTCCGTCCTGCGAGAGATTGATGCCTTCCAACCTGACCTGGTGCACTACCACGCCATCTATCACCAACTGAGTGCGTCCGTCCTGCGAACTCAATTTGGTGGCCCAGTTGTCATGACTTTGCACGACTACAAATTTTCCGCACCGTGCTATTCGCTGTTTCGAGATGACTCGGTCTGCGAGCTCTGCGTGGGCAAGGTGCTCCCCGTTGACGCCGTCAAATATCGGTGCGTTCGCGGCAGCGCAGTTGCGTCGTCACTATGTGCCGTGGAGGCGGTTGTTAATCGCAGAAGCTATCTGAAGCATGTCGACAGGTTTGTTGTCCCGTCTCGCTACGCAGCCGATATTGCGTCTCGAGGGGGGGTGCCTGAGGACCGCATCGCGGTTGTTCCGTGGGGTGTTGGGAGTCGTCCCGACCATGATGGGGCCGACAGAGTCCCGTCGGCCGATTCGCGCAGATTTGCCTACGTGGGGCGACTCCACGGCAATAAGGGCATCGGTCTGTTGCTTCAGGCATGGGAGAAACTTGCGCCAAATCATCAGGCCGAGTTGTTCATCGCTGGGGGAGGGGAGATGGCGTCTGCCGTCCTGGAGGCTGCTGCTCGAGATTCGTCGATTCACTACATGGGCGTTCTGACGTCCAAGGACGTCCAGTCACTCTTGGGTGAGACCGACTGCCTAGTTGTTCCCTCCCTTGTTCCGGAGAGTATGGGGTTGAGTGCTTTGGAGGGCATGCTTGCCGGAGTGCCAGTCCTACTCTCCGACCGGGGGGCGTTGGGAGACCTCATGGGCCCAGGCGTCGTCGCGATCCATCAGTTGTCCCCTGAAGGCCTGGCGAACGACCTGAACTCGCTAATCAGCTCTGCAGATCGTCTCAGAGACTTGCGTAAGCATCTGAGGGGAAGGGACTTGAGCCCCTACAAGGCTTCTGTGATGGTCTCCGGGATGGAACGGGTTTACATGCAGGCGGAATCGACTGGGAACTAGCCCCGGTTCGCGGTCGAGCCCCTGCCGGGGAGGGTGCCGTGCAAGCTTGCCTAGAGGGATCGAAATGATTCGTGCTGCGTCGTGGTGGGGCCCGTGAATGCTCGCGTCCGAAGACCTGGGCGACTCACAAGCCCTAGCACCATGACCAGGTCAGGGTTGGGCTAGGCCCCGCTGTTGATCATGCCAGCACCGACAGTCACTCCGGTTGCCTCATCGATCAGGATGAACGAGCCCGTCGTGCGGTTCTTCGAGTAGGGGTCGCACAGCAGCGGGACCGTCGTGCGCAGCTGGACGCGGCCGATCTCGTTGCGGCCGAGCTCCTTGGTCTCTTGGTCGCGGTGCAGCGAGTTGACGTCCAAGCGGTACTGGATGTCCTTGACCAGCGCCCGGGCCACGCGCGTGGTGTGCTTGATGGCGAGCTTCTGCCGGGGGCGGAGGGGCTCGTCGGCCATCCAGCAGATCATCGCGTCGATGTCCTGGCTGGGCTTGGGCGCGTTGTTGGCACGGGCGATCATGTCGCCGCGCGAAACGTCGACGTCGTCCTCGAGACGGACGGTGACCGACATGGGCGGGAACGCCGCGTCGAGCTCCTTGTCGTGGAGGTCGATGCCGGCGATCTTCGAGGTCATGCCGCTCGGGAGGACGACGACCTCGTCGCCCTTCTTGAGGACGCCACCCGCGACCATGCCGCCGTACCCGCGGTAGTCGTGGTGCTGGTCGGACTTGGGACGGATGACGTACTGCACGGGGAACCGGACGTCGACCAGGTCGCGGTCGGAGGCCACGTGCACGTGCTCGAGGTGGTGCATGAGCGTGGGACCGGAGTACCACGACATCTTCTCGGACCGCGTCACGACGTTGTCGCCCTGCAGCGCGGAGATCGGGATGACCTCGAGGTCAGGGATGTTCAACTTGGTGGCGAACTGCGTGAACTCCTTGTGGATCTTCTCGTAGGTCTCCTGCGAGAAGTCGACGAGGTCCATCTTGTTCACGGCCAGCACGAGGTGGGGGACCCGCAGCAGGGACAGGATCACGGCGTGGCGACGGGACTGCTCGGTGAGACCCTGGCGGGCGTCGACCAGCACGAGGCCGAGGTCGGCGGTCGAGGCCCCGGTGACCATGTTGCGGGTGTACTGCACGTGCCCGGGGGTGTCCGCGATGATGAACTTCCGCGTCGGGGTCGCGAAGTAGCGGTACGCCACGTCGATGGTGATGCCCTGCTCGCGCTCCGAACGGAGACCGTCGGTGAGCAGCGCCAGGTCGGTGTAGTCGTAGCCCTTGCCGCGGCTGGTCGTCTCCACCGCCTCGAGCTGGTCCTCGAAGATCGACTTGGAGTCGAGCAGCAGCCGCCCGATCAGGGTGGACTTGCCGTCGTCGACGGAGCCGGCGGTCGCGAAGCGCAGCAGGTCCATCGTGTCCTGGTGGGTCTGTTCGGCCATCAGAAGTAGCCTTCCTTCTTGCGGTCTTCCATGGCGGCCTCGCTGAAGCGGTCGTCGCCACGGGTGGCGCCGCGCTCGGTGACCCGGGCGATGGCGGTCTCGTCGATGATGGCCGCGGTGTCCGCCGCGTCGCTCTCGACGCAGCCCGTCTGGGTGCGGTCACCGACGGTACGGAATCGGACCATCTTCTTCTCGACGGTCTCGTTGCCCTTGGGCTGGATCTCCGGCCCGATCGACAGGAGCATCCCGTCCCGCTCGACGACCTCGCGCTCGTGCGCGAAGTAGATCGCGGGGATCTCGATCTGCTCACGGTGGAGGTAGTGCCAGATGTCGAGCTCGGTCCAGTTCGACAGCGGGAAGATCCGCATGTGCTCGCCGGCGTGGATGCGGCCGTTGTAGAGGCTCCACAGCTCGGGGCGCTGCATCTTCGGGTCCCACTGGCCGAACTCGTCGCGGTGGGAGTAGACGCGCTCCTTGGCGCGGGCCTTCTCTTCGTCCCGTCGACCGCCACCGAAGGCGGCGGTGAAGCCCTCCTCCTCGATGGCGTTGAGCAGGGTGCCGGTCTGCATCCGGTTGCGGCTGGTCTTGCCGTCGTCCACGATCACGCCGCTCTTGATGGCCTCGTCGACGCTGGCGACGACGAGCCGGACACCCAGGCGGTTCACCCAGTTGTCGCGCGTCTCCAGCACCTCGGGGAAGTCCAGGCCGGTGTCGACCTGCAGGAGGGGGAACGGGATCTTCGCCGGGTAGAACGCCTTCTCTGCGAGCCGCAGCATCACGATGGAGTCCTTGCCGCCCGAGAACATCAGGGCAGGCTTCTCGAACTCGGCGGCGACCTCACGGATGATGTGGATCGACTCCGCTTCCAGCTGGTCGAGCTGACTCAGCTGGTAGTCGGCATGGGTTTCGGTCATGACTGACTGGGGACCTCTCGTCGGGACAGCAGGGCTCATCGTAGCCACCGGCTCCGTGCGGCGGCGAACCGCTCGTCCCCGTGTCCGCGACCTGACCAAATGTCCGAGGTGAGGACGGGACGTCACCATTGGGTGAAGTCGGCCCTCGAGCCGCCAGACCCGCCTAGACTCCGGCGCGTGCGTATCTCTGTCTTCGGTTGTGGTTACCTCGGCGCGGTCCATGCGGCCTGCATGACGCAGCTCGGTCACGAGGTGGTCGGCATTGACGTCATTCCAGATCATGTTGCCGCGCTCGCTCGTGGAGAGGCGCC includes these proteins:
- a CDS encoding sulfate adenylyltransferase subunit 1 — translated: MAEQTHQDTMDLLRFATAGSVDDGKSTLIGRLLLDSKSIFEDQLEAVETTSRGKGYDYTDLALLTDGLRSEREQGITIDVAYRYFATPTRKFIIADTPGHVQYTRNMVTGASTADLGLVLVDARQGLTEQSRRHAVILSLLRVPHLVLAVNKMDLVDFSQETYEKIHKEFTQFATKLNIPDLEVIPISALQGDNVVTRSEKMSWYSGPTLMHHLEHVHVASDRDLVDVRFPVQYVIRPKSDQHHDYRGYGGMVAGGVLKKGDEVVVLPSGMTSKIAGIDLHDKELDAAFPPMSVTVRLEDDVDVSRGDMIARANNAPKPSQDIDAMICWMADEPLRPRQKLAIKHTTRVARALVKDIQYRLDVNSLHRDQETKELGRNEIGRVQLRTTVPLLCDPYSKNRTTGSFILIDEATGVTVGAGMINSGA
- a CDS encoding glycosyltransferase family 4 protein produces the protein MVASQYPPVYGGAGGQAARLARRLVAMGWSCRVVTLDQDRIGSTRQQYLHVSRLRANRNDSSRIGRALSSLRLGLRSAVTVIRARPSAVHVHGIFWWTIPPVVAGRLVRSTVVIKATRDGDDDPRTVMAKRIGRFRVGAVYGLSLRLAHVIVVLNGESMQSCRGLPCFEKVRQLPNGIEVNELRRTELRRATARQKFGVPADGFVITFVGFLAPHKGVGDLITAWEQWRSKESTQLWLVGPDSGFYRELSDDVVADARALAGRDSRVQLLGHKPPDELPEIFWATDLYVLPSYAEGMPNSLLEALGAGCQILATDIPGIIDIVDEQSAFLVRPGDVVGLVENMRQAEAGVEKATHNIVAKIDIHHLAEIYDALYRRVEPSAKREVS
- the cysD gene encoding sulfate adenylyltransferase subunit CysD; protein product: MTETHADYQLSQLDQLEAESIHIIREVAAEFEKPALMFSGGKDSIVMLRLAEKAFYPAKIPFPLLQVDTGLDFPEVLETRDNWVNRLGVRLVVASVDEAIKSGVIVDDGKTSRNRMQTGTLLNAIEEEGFTAAFGGGRRDEEKARAKERVYSHRDEFGQWDPKMQRPELWSLYNGRIHAGEHMRIFPLSNWTELDIWHYLHREQIEIPAIYFAHEREVVERDGMLLSIGPEIQPKGNETVEKKMVRFRTVGDRTQTGCVESDAADTAAIIDETAIARVTERGATRGDDRFSEAAMEDRKKEGYF
- a CDS encoding glycosyltransferase → MRMQARLSDVVTTSSPLIKRDLEALGISPSSIVVFAGPAPQVQGPRLQRGTQILWLGSPSTFANIAPLVDRLHRDCPRWHLRIVGAPFDSTQGADGPTFQRWTPDVQREALAMARIGLMPLVRGKWEDRKAAYKVLEYLAEGIVPVVEDVPALHALLNQDELDLCVRVISQDWTAAVQQAWVLPTNDSWIERRNRLFDRLSRQRYSRLVLGKS
- a CDS encoding NAD-dependent epimerase/dehydratase family protein produces the protein MVTGAAGFIGSHLVYALLQDGVDVRGVDAFTDYYAHSSKLKNLELSGLAADRFRRSLVSELTASDLEGVDVVFHLAAQPGVRDSWGHFGTYLRHNLEETNALAIAARAAGVKRIVFASSSSVYGDAASYPTSEASQTMPRSPYGVTKLAAESLLRAHANISDYELILMRFFTVYGPGQRPDMAIQRLIECALDTSDREFHLFGDGHQRRDFTYVGDLVRALRASAVVPMPERISTVNVGGAGDISMLELIDMVEVATQSKIRLVHEPVQVGDVVRTGADPARARDLLGWSTAVQATEGVQRQVDYVRRGGMAEWSG
- a CDS encoding glycosyltransferase family 4 protein codes for the protein MPEDRIAVVPWGVGSRPDHDGADRVPSADSRRFAYVGRLHGNKGIGLLLQAWEKLAPNHQAELFIAGGGEMASAVLEAAARDSSIHYMGVLTSKDVQSLLGETDCLVVPSLVPESMGLSALEGMLAGVPVLLSDRGALGDLMGPGVVAIHQLSPEGLANDLNSLISSADRLRDLRKHLRGRDLSPYKASVMVSGMERVYMQAESTGN